Proteins co-encoded in one Cupriavidus taiwanensis genomic window:
- a CDS encoding SOS response-associated peptidase, with protein MCTNYAPVQRRILREIFGVEPPAGVYKAETYPDYAAPIVRADDHGSHSAALASFGMVPRARIPPGARRYDTTNARSETVGERPAFARCWRQGQLCLIPATAFYEFAYPDQGTDGAAPAGSPGKPVRWRVWLPGEPAFGIAGLWRDWPDQALSFTMLTVNSAQHPLMQRFHKPGDEKRSVVIVPRAQWHDWLTCRDPEIARTFLRLLPADALQAEPAPKVQGAPIPDAD; from the coding sequence ATGTGCACCAACTATGCCCCGGTCCAGCGCCGCATCCTGCGCGAAATCTTCGGCGTGGAGCCACCCGCGGGCGTGTACAAGGCCGAGACCTACCCCGACTATGCGGCGCCGATCGTGCGCGCCGATGACCACGGTAGCCACAGTGCCGCGCTGGCCTCGTTCGGCATGGTGCCGCGCGCGCGCATTCCACCCGGCGCACGGCGCTACGACACCACCAATGCGCGCAGCGAAACCGTGGGCGAGCGCCCCGCCTTTGCGCGCTGCTGGCGCCAGGGCCAGCTCTGCCTGATACCGGCCACGGCGTTCTATGAGTTCGCGTATCCCGACCAGGGGACGGACGGTGCGGCGCCAGCCGGCTCGCCGGGCAAGCCGGTGCGCTGGCGCGTCTGGCTGCCCGGCGAGCCGGCCTTCGGCATTGCCGGGCTGTGGCGCGACTGGCCGGACCAGGCGCTGTCGTTCACCATGCTGACCGTCAACTCGGCGCAGCACCCGCTGATGCAGCGCTTCCACAAGCCGGGCGACGAGAAGCGCTCGGTGGTCATCGTGCCGCGCGCGCAGTGGCACGACTGGCTGACGTGCCGGGACCCGGAGATCGCGCGCACCTTCCTGCGGCTGTTGCCGGCCGATGCGCTGCAGGCCGAGCCGGCGCCGAAAGTGCAGGGAGCGCCCATTCCCGACGCGGATTAA